The following are from one region of the Candidatus Palauibacter australiensis genome:
- a CDS encoding class I adenylate-forming enzyme family protein, producing the protein MIPAEPSPTSTLSVAGLFTRHAELSPQAPCIWAEGGSWSYSRVAAQARALAVGLHNLGVEPGDRVAVQLPNWPEFVVSALAVAEAGAVLVPIGPNCSPRELRFTLRNSEAAVAITAENWNGVDYLQRFENLLTRLPDLQYVVTVGDEDLWYDDRIFQFEDLVASGRGREVPPAEVDLRRDPCAILYTPGTTGAPKGVVLTHDNLVRTALATAARLELEGDDRTLCIVPLPNIFGLIALLTTLGTGGALVLQETFDATGALALAREHEATVVHGVPTMFVMLLRALEQGGPRPDSLHTGVIAGAPVGDALVREVRRRLIPELESAYGLTETSPTVSITTRSDPESKRAHTVGRPLDGVELKVLDEAGGELPNESVGELAVRGFNVMRGYFRQPGQTRKTMTEDGFLKTGDLAMVDPEGYLHIVGRLSDVILRGGNSVHPAEIEAQLRSHPAVEEAVVLGIPNDVLGELVCACVITAEGALITADEIRDFCHESLAEHRVPDLIHFLDELPEASSVQARRVNLARIVRAEAE; encoded by the coding sequence GTGATCCCAGCCGAACCGTCACCGACCTCCACGCTCAGCGTCGCCGGCCTCTTCACCCGGCACGCGGAGTTGAGCCCGCAAGCGCCCTGCATATGGGCGGAGGGCGGGTCGTGGAGCTATTCCCGCGTCGCCGCGCAGGCGCGCGCCCTCGCCGTGGGGCTTCACAACCTGGGGGTCGAGCCCGGGGACCGCGTCGCGGTCCAGCTCCCCAACTGGCCCGAATTCGTGGTCTCCGCCCTCGCGGTCGCGGAAGCGGGCGCCGTCCTCGTGCCCATCGGTCCGAACTGTTCGCCGCGCGAGCTGCGCTTCACGTTGCGGAATTCCGAGGCGGCCGTCGCGATCACGGCGGAGAACTGGAACGGTGTGGACTATCTCCAGCGTTTCGAGAACCTCCTCACGCGGTTGCCCGACCTTCAGTACGTGGTGACGGTCGGAGATGAGGACCTCTGGTACGACGACCGGATCTTCCAGTTCGAAGACCTCGTCGCGAGCGGCCGCGGTCGGGAAGTCCCTCCGGCGGAGGTGGACTTGCGCCGGGATCCCTGCGCGATTCTGTACACGCCCGGGACTACGGGGGCCCCGAAGGGAGTGGTCCTCACGCACGACAACCTGGTGCGGACGGCTCTCGCGACGGCTGCCCGGCTGGAATTGGAAGGCGACGACCGAACGCTCTGCATCGTCCCGCTGCCGAACATCTTCGGGCTCATCGCCCTGCTCACGACGCTCGGCACGGGAGGGGCGCTGGTGCTGCAGGAGACCTTCGACGCAACCGGTGCGCTCGCGCTCGCGCGGGAGCACGAGGCCACCGTCGTTCACGGCGTCCCGACCATGTTCGTGATGCTGTTGCGGGCGCTGGAACAGGGTGGGCCCCGGCCCGACTCGCTGCATACCGGCGTCATCGCGGGCGCCCCGGTCGGCGACGCCCTGGTGCGCGAGGTGCGGCGTCGCCTGATCCCCGAACTCGAGAGCGCCTACGGCCTCACAGAGACCTCCCCCACGGTCTCGATCACGACCCGGTCGGATCCCGAGTCGAAGCGGGCCCACACCGTGGGTCGCCCGCTCGATGGAGTCGAACTCAAGGTGCTTGACGAGGCCGGCGGGGAACTCCCCAACGAGTCCGTGGGCGAACTCGCCGTGCGTGGCTTCAACGTGATGCGCGGGTACTTCCGTCAACCTGGCCAGACCCGAAAAACCATGACGGAAGACGGCTTCCTGAAGACCGGCGACCTTGCGATGGTCGACCCCGAGGGTTACCTGCATATCGTCGGTCGCTTGAGCGACGTGATTCTGCGGGGCGGTAACAGCGTCCACCCCGCAGAAATCGAAGCGCAGCTCCGATCCCACCCGGCGGTGGAAGAAGCGGTGGTTCTCGGGATCCCCAACGACGTGCTGGGCGAACTCGTCTGTGCCTGCGTGATCACTGCCGAAGGGGCCCTGATCACGGCCGACGAAATCCGCGATTTCTGCCACGAATCTCTGGCAGAGCACAGAGTGCCGGATCTCATTCACTTTCTGGATGAGCTTCCGGAGGCCTCCAGCGTACAGGCGCGCCGCGTGAACCTGGCCCGCATCGTACGCGCCGAGGCCGAATAG
- the folK gene encoding 2-amino-4-hydroxy-6-hydroxymethyldihydropteridine diphosphokinase has translation MTGLGRPSSGSDSALRAVALGMGSNLGSRIDHLRAAARRLAKAGLVEPRFSRVYETAPAYGLDQPAYLNACCVGRTRLGPRALLVSLKDLESRAGRDLKAPRFSPRPLDLDILLYANEVIEMPHLAIPHGALAERAFVLLPLAEIAGAWRHPALGRSIAELADAVDPEGVAVTKLRLTDASDGGS, from the coding sequence TTGACGGGGCTCGGCCGTCCATCTTCCGGCAGTGACTCCGCGCTGCGGGCCGTGGCCCTCGGGATGGGCTCGAATCTGGGCTCTCGCATCGACCATCTGCGCGCCGCCGCGCGGCGTTTGGCGAAGGCGGGGCTGGTCGAGCCCCGGTTCTCGAGGGTCTATGAGACCGCGCCAGCATACGGTCTGGACCAACCCGCCTACCTGAATGCCTGCTGCGTCGGCCGGACCCGTCTCGGGCCCCGCGCGCTGCTCGTCTCGCTCAAGGACCTCGAGTCGCGGGCGGGTCGCGACCTGAAGGCGCCGAGGTTCTCCCCTCGCCCCCTCGATCTCGATATCCTTCTGTACGCGAACGAAGTGATCGAGATGCCGCACCTCGCGATTCCGCACGGCGCGCTCGCGGAGCGAGCCTTCGTTCTCCTGCCGCTCGCGGAAATCGCCGGCGCCTGGCGACATCCCGCGCTCGGGCGCTCGATCGCCGAGTTGGCGGATGCTGTCGACCCGGAGGGTGTCGCCGTCACGAAGCTACGCTTAACGGACGCTTCCGATGGGGGCTCATGA
- the aroB gene encoding 3-dehydroquinate synthase, which produces MSRRTLEVRAAGDGGYPIHIEPGLLRDAASVCRAYAPAHRYAVIADSQVARLYGAGVVSCLEDAGLAADLLPFPAGEWNKSREQWAVLSDRMLHARFGRDSAVVALGGGVAGDLAGFVAATYMRGVPVIQIPTTLLAMLDSSVGGKTGVDTEAGKNLIGAFHHPSAVLIDPAVLETLPRHQRCAGLAEAVKTAAILDVRLWDWMVREASALSSGDPEASSELIERVVRHKAAVVGDDPLEHGRREILNFGHTVGHALEALEGYKLLHGEAVAAGMRVESRLGEQLGITERGTSERLAGLLEACGLGGDWETDREPTEIRDAMSKDKKARLDRIRCVFLARLGEVATDADGRHSFGLGDEDLGQPFATALRPAAGG; this is translated from the coding sequence ATGAGCCGCAGGACTCTGGAGGTCAGGGCCGCTGGAGATGGGGGCTACCCGATTCACATCGAACCGGGCCTGCTCCGCGACGCGGCGTCGGTCTGCCGGGCGTACGCGCCGGCGCACCGATACGCAGTGATCGCGGATTCGCAGGTCGCGCGGCTCTATGGTGCCGGGGTCGTCTCCTGCCTGGAGGATGCCGGTCTCGCCGCCGACCTGTTGCCGTTTCCGGCGGGCGAGTGGAACAAGAGCCGGGAGCAGTGGGCCGTGCTGAGCGATCGCATGCTTCACGCGCGGTTCGGCCGCGATTCGGCCGTCGTCGCGCTCGGAGGCGGGGTTGCGGGCGATCTGGCCGGTTTCGTCGCGGCCACGTACATGCGCGGCGTTCCCGTCATCCAGATTCCCACCACGCTTCTGGCCATGCTGGACAGTTCCGTGGGAGGGAAGACGGGGGTCGACACCGAGGCGGGCAAGAACCTGATCGGGGCTTTCCATCACCCGTCGGCCGTGCTCATCGATCCCGCCGTGCTGGAAACGCTGCCGCGGCACCAGCGCTGCGCCGGGCTGGCGGAGGCCGTGAAGACGGCGGCGATTCTCGATGTCAGACTCTGGGACTGGATGGTGCGCGAGGCTTCGGCGCTGTCGAGCGGCGATCCGGAGGCATCGTCGGAACTCATCGAGCGCGTCGTGCGGCACAAGGCGGCGGTGGTCGGCGATGACCCGCTGGAGCACGGCCGCCGCGAGATCCTGAATTTCGGACACACTGTCGGCCACGCGCTGGAAGCACTCGAGGGCTACAAGCTCCTCCATGGCGAGGCCGTCGCCGCGGGCATGCGCGTCGAATCGCGTCTCGGAGAACAGCTCGGGATCACCGAGCGCGGGACATCGGAACGGCTCGCCGGGCTGCTGGAAGCGTGCGGGCTGGGCGGCGACTGGGAGACCGACCGCGAGCCAACCGAGATTCGGGACGCGATGTCGAAGGACAAGAAGGCACGTCTGGACCGGATCCGCTGCGTATTCCTCGCGCGGCTCGGCGAAGTGGCCACCGACGCGGATGGACGGCACAGCTTCGGTCTCGGCGACGAAGACCTCGGACAACCTTTCGCGACGGCTTTACGGCCGGCCGCGGGGGGTTGA